Genomic DNA from Flavobacteriales bacterium:
ATACACGTGCGGAGTAATGCGTACGCCATTTACTTTTTGCCATTCAATAGCCACGCAGTGAATGTTGTATTTGTCCATCAGAAAACCTTCGATGTCGCTGTGCTTTTTGCCCTCAATACCAACCGTTGCAATGGCGCATGATGCGTGATCGCTCAAGGGTGAATAGAATTTTATTTTCGGATGTTGTTTTACTTTGTTCACCCAGTAATTTTTTAGCATGCGCAATCGTTCTTCTTTGCGTTTGCTTCCAATGCTGTTATGAAAATCAATTGCTCTGCCAACCGCCATTTCAGCAGGGAAAGAACGGGTGCCCAGTGCTTCAAATTTTCGGATGTCATCACCCTGTGGTTTATCATTTGGCATAATGGGCCAGAGTTTGGCAATTTTTTCTTTTTTCACGTAGAGCATTCCTGTTCCGAACGGAGCGCATAACCATTTGTGTAAACTGGTTCCCGCATAATCGCATCCGATATCGCGAAAATTCATTTCGATGTGCGCAAAGGAATGGGCTGCATCCATAATCACTTCAATGTTGTGTTTATGTGCCTCTTCACAAATGCGTTTGGCGGGAAGGATATGTCCCGTCCAGTTGATCAGATGCGTGAGATGTATAATTTTTGTTTTTTTGGTAATGGCATCGGTATATAGTTTTACGATGCTTTCGGTATCGTCCATTCCAATCGGAATATCTATCCACACCAATTTTATTTCTTCCCGCTGTTCGCGCTGTAACCATGCATTGCGCATATTGGGATAATCGTAATTGGTAACTATCACTTCATCTCCTTTACTTAAGGCCACACCGAAAATGGCAATATCCAGAGCCTCGGTTGCATTACGGTTAATCGATATTTCTTCAGCACTTACACCGGCTAAAGTGGCAAGGTCGCGGCGGACATCTTCTCTTCCTTTATCGAGCACTCTCCACATGTAAAACGAAGGTGCTTCGTTCGACAAGCGGTTATAGCTTTCAAATACTTCCTGCACTACTTTGGGTTGCGGACTCACTCCTCCGTTATTGAGGTTAATGACATTGCTCGAAACGGTGTAGGAATGACGTACCCAGGACCAGAAATCGTCTTCACCTGTGAAAGCGGAAGGAGGTAAACTGGCTGCGGCTTGACTAAAATCGCTGAGTGAAAGTAATCCGAGTCCGCCAATAGCGCGGGTAGAATTGCGAAGAAATTTTCTGCGTGATTGATCCATGCTCCAATATACAAAAAGGAGCATCGAATCACTAATGGAAAATTATTTTTCGCGAATAACAATGGTCTCCAGTAATCCAAAGGCCTTGGGTGGATCCTGATGAGAAATAATGTGATCTTTTTTAATCAGCAAGAGATACGCAATCGGTTCATTGTTTCGGAACGAGGTTATACCGCCGGTTTTTGGTTTCAACAGAATAACCTGATTCTCGTATTCCGAAAATGGAATCGGTTCTTTCAATCGCGCCTGGAAATAAGTGGTGTCGTACAACAGAAATAATTTATCGTCAATATAGGCTTCCAGTGGTTTTCCTAATTTGGTTTTAAAGGGATTGGCAGCGCATAACAGGACTTCTTTTCCAAGGTATTGGTTAATGTGAATTTCATTAAAACTCTCACCGCGAACCTGCAATCGCAATCCGCCGAATTCATCATTATTAATTTTAAAAGGAAGCCGGATACGAACGGGAATCCATCTTCCCGGCACAAGTTTAAACCGGCTGATCCGAATGACTACAATAAAAGCTACAATTCCCATCAATACAAAATCGAAGGGTATGCCTTTGAACTGCAATCGTAAATCTTCCTGCAGGTAAACACAGAACACCTGATAGGCCAATAGAATCCCGAACAGAATAAAAAGTTCGCGCTGAAGTTTTTCGGAATCGATTACAATTTTTTTATTGAAATGGGGTGAGTTGTTTAAGCAGTTGTTGTTGATGGTGGACCATATTTCTACAAATATGAAATAGCAAAACAAGGTGAGGAAAAATCCAATGCCTTCGAAGCTGGAGTTAATAAGGAAGAAGTCGTACAAGCCATGGGTTAAGGCAGCCATGAGCAGGAAAAATAAAAAGTGAAGAATGGGATTAATGTTCGGACGGAATTTATAAACCACAAAACCGTAGGCAACAATGGAAGTATCGAGAATATGTCCCAATCCCGATAACAAGGATCGTGTAATCATAATATCGCTTCCGTATTGCTGGAAGTATAAAATATTTTCTGTGGTGGCAAATCCTATGGCAGATGCACTGGCAAATACGATATAGTCAATGGGCTCGTCGGCAATTTTTATAATTCCCATCATTAAAAGAATCGGAAAAATTTTTGCAGTTTCTTCCACAAAACCAATTCCAAAAACAGAGTATAAAAAATCGTTGAGGATGTCGCCGTTCAGCGTAAAACCCGTTTCGTCGATATAGGGTCCCGCCACTAAAACAAAATAAGGTGTACACATTCCGATGAGGAAAGTTGCTATAAGCGCCCACCATTTTTCAGGGTGAAAAACATCGAGTCGACGTAAATAATACAACCAGATAAAGGCAATGAAAAAAGCGCCGATGCTATTGAGGACAAATACCATGTTTAACCAATATAGGAAATTGACTCCGGACCACAATTAAATATCAGATCGAAGGCGC
This window encodes:
- a CDS encoding aminotransferase class V-fold PLP-dependent enzyme: MDQSRRKFLRNSTRAIGGLGLLSLSDFSQAAASLPPSAFTGEDDFWSWVRHSYTVSSNVINLNNGGVSPQPKVVQEVFESYNRLSNEAPSFYMWRVLDKGREDVRRDLATLAGVSAEEISINRNATEALDIAIFGVALSKGDEVIVTNYDYPNMRNAWLQREQREEIKLVWIDIPIGMDDTESIVKLYTDAITKKTKIIHLTHLINWTGHILPAKRICEEAHKHNIEVIMDAAHSFAHIEMNFRDIGCDYAGTSLHKWLCAPFGTGMLYVKKEKIAKLWPIMPNDKPQGDDIRKFEALGTRSFPAEMAVGRAIDFHNSIGSKRKEERLRMLKNYWVNKVKQHPKIKFYSPLSDHASCAIATVGIEGKKHSDIEGFLMDKYNIHCVAIEWQKVNGVRITPHVYTSLADLDKLVEGLLKFADS
- a CDS encoding PrsW family intramembrane metalloprotease yields the protein MVFVLNSIGAFFIAFIWLYYLRRLDVFHPEKWWALIATFLIGMCTPYFVLVAGPYIDETGFTLNGDILNDFLYSVFGIGFVEETAKIFPILLMMGIIKIADEPIDYIVFASASAIGFATTENILYFQQYGSDIMITRSLLSGLGHILDTSIVAYGFVVYKFRPNINPILHFLFFLLMAALTHGLYDFFLINSSFEGIGFFLTLFCYFIFVEIWSTINNNCLNNSPHFNKKIVIDSEKLQRELFILFGILLAYQVFCVYLQEDLRLQFKGIPFDFVLMGIVAFIVVIRISRFKLVPGRWIPVRIRLPFKINNDEFGGLRLQVRGESFNEIHINQYLGKEVLLCAANPFKTKLGKPLEAYIDDKLFLLYDTTYFQARLKEPIPFSEYENQVILLKPKTGGITSFRNNEPIAYLLLIKKDHIISHQDPPKAFGLLETIVIREK